Within the Fischerella sp. PCC 9605 genome, the region GTGAAAGTGAGGCTCTATCGCCCCTTTGACGCCCAACGGTTTGTACAAATTTTACCAAAAACAACAAAGGCGATCGCAGTTCTCGATCGCAGTAAAGAACCTGGAAGCATCGGAGAACCGATGTATTTAGATGTGGTCGCAGCTATCAATGAAGCTTGGAGTGGAGGAGATGAAGATGATCGAGGAAGTGGGAGAACTTCTTGCCTCCTCCGTCCTAAAATCGTCGGTGGTCGCTACGGTCTTTCCTCCAAAGAATTTACCCCGGCGATGGTGCGGGCAATTTTCGACAATCTGGCACAACATTACCCGAAAAACCACTTTACTATTGGTATCAACGACGACGTTAGCCACACTTCCCTAACCTTCGACTCTAACTTCTCTACCGAAGCAGATAACGTTGTTCGAGCAATGTTCTATGGGTTGGGTTCTGATGGCACAGTGGGTGCAAACAAAAACTCGATCAAAATTATTGGCGAAGAAACTGACAACTACGCCCAAGGCTATTTTGTCTACGACTCGAAGAAATCTGGCTCGATGACCGTCTCTCATCTGCGTTTCGGCCCGCAGCCAATTCGCTCTACCTACCTGATTGACAAAGCTAATTTCATTGGTTGCCATCAGTGGGTACTTCTGGAACGTGTGGATGTGCTCAAAGCTGCTGTGCCTGGGGCAACATTTCTACTTAATAGTCCCCACGGTGCCGATACTGTCTGGCAACATTTACCAATTGGAGTGCAGCGGCAGATTATCGAGAAAAAACTAAAATTTTATGTTATTGATGCTACTAAAGTTGCCCGTGAGAGTGGCATGGGTGGACGAATTAATACAGTAATGCAAGTATGCTTTTTTGCCTTAGCAGGGGTTTTACCCCAGGAGGAAGCGATCGCCAAAATTAAGCAGGCAATTGCAAAGACTTACGGTAAGAAAGGGGCGGAAGTTGTCCGCATGAATTTGCAAGCAGTAGACCGGACGCTGGAAAATTTTCATAAGGTCGATGTTCCCAGATGGGGAGATGCAGAGAGGGGGAAGGGGGGGGCCCCACTTTGTGGGGATAAGGGGCAATGGGGTGATGGGGTGATGGGGAGATGGGGAGAAATCCAAAATCTTGCGAGTGCGCCGGAGTTTGTGCGAGAAGTTCTCGGTAAAATGATGGCTTGGCAGGGGGATGAGTTACCTGTGAGTGCCTTACCAGTAGATGGCACTTTTCCCACAGGTACCTCTCAATGGGAAAAACGCAATATAGCAATAGAAATTCCTGTTTGGGAACCCGATGTCTGCGTACAGTGCAGTAAGTGTGTGATGGTTTGTCCCCATGCTGCGATTCGCAGCAAGATTTATACAGTAGGTGAGTTAAATAAAGCTCCTGTTACCTTCAAATCAACCCATGCCAAAGATAAAGACTTTGCCGGACAGCAATTTACCATCCAGGTAGCACCGGAAGACTGTACGGGATGCGGTATTTGCGTAGATATTTGTCCTGCTAAAAATAAATTACAGCCAGAAAGCAAGGCGATTAATATGAAACCGCAGCTACCTTTGCGGGAGCAAGAGCGGGAAAATTGGAATTTCTTTTTAAATTTACCAAACCCTGATCGACGCCAACTAAAACTCAATCAAATTCGCCAACAACAACTGCAAGAACCATTGTTTGAATTTTCTGGTGCTTGTGCGGGTTGTGGCGAGACGCCTTATTTAAAATTATTAACACAACTATTTGGCGATCGCGCTATGATTGCTAACGCCACAGGTTGTTCTTCTATCTATGGCGGTAATCTGCCCACAACTCCTTGGACAAAGAACAGTGATGGTAGGGGGCCTGCATGGTCTAATAGTTTATTTGAAGATAACGCCGAATTCGGTTTTGGCTTTCGCCTCTCCCTCGATAAACATGCTGAATATGCTACCCAATTGTTGCTGGAATTGGGGAATGGGGAATGGAAAAGGGGGAAGGGGGAAGGGGGAATGGGAAATGGAAAAGATTTTCAAAAGCTTATTCCGCCTGATTTGGTTCAGTCTATACTAAATGCTCCCCAAAATACTCAAGCAGACATATATGAGCAAAGACACAGAATAGCATTATTGAAACAACTATTAGATGAAATTTTGATTGATGTAGAGACGCGCTATGGTGCGTCTCTACAAATAAAATCCCAAATCCAAAATCTTAAATCCCTTGCTGACTACCTTGTTAAAAAGAGTGTCTGGATTGTTGGCGGTGACGGTTGGGCATATGATATCGACTTTGGCGGACTTGATCATGTACTTGCCAGTGGTCGCAATGTGAATGTTCTGGTAATGGATACAGAAGTATATTCCAATACAGGTGGTCAATCTTCCAAAGCAACTCCACGAGCTGCTGTTGCCAAGTTTGCTGCCAGTGGTAAGCCAGCCGCCAAGAAAGATTTAGGACTAATCGCCATGAGCTACGGTAATGTCTACGTGGCAAGTGTAGCATTAGGCGCACGAGATGAGCATACCCTCAAGGCGTTTTTAGAAGCCGAAGCCTACGACGGGCCATCGCTAATTATTGCCTACAGCCATTGCATTGCCCACGGCATCAATATGACCACAGCGATGAGCAACCAAAAAGCATTGATAGAATCAGGTCGCTGGTTGCTGTATCGGTACAATCCAGAGTTGCGAAAACAGGGTAAGAATCCCTTGCAGTTGGATATGCGACAGCCGAAGCAGTCACCAGAACAATCAATGTATCAAGAAAATCGCTTCAAAATGCTTGCTAAGAGCAAACCCGAACTCGCCAAAAACTTACTGCAACAAGCACAAGCGGAAGTAAATGCACGTTGGCAGTTGTATGAGTACCTGGCAGCACGCCCAATAGGATAGGGTGAGAGTTAAGAATTTAAAGACCATCCCAAACTCGTAGGCTGTTCATAAACTCGCTTTAAGGTATTCACATCTCTTGGAGAAATTGGCGGCGGGTTGCGAACTTGAGAAAAGTATAAAGCATCGCTTTGTAGCGGACTATGTCCCCATATTCCCAAGGCGTGGCCTAGTTCGTGGCGAGCAGCAGCTAAAAGGTATTTACCTGTTTGGCTGGGACTTAATAGAATCGTAAAACGATGGTATAAATTTTGATTTTTATTATATAAATCGCAAGTAGTTTGGGCAGAACGCGCACGGGGAATTTTACTACCAGGAGAAGTTTGCAGAGGAGGAGCTTTTCTGATAACTGTGATATCAGCTACTTCTGGTTTTTCGATTACTTGTAGAGGTAAATAAGCGCTCCAATCCCGGACAGCTTGTAAAACTTCGTTGACCCATGCTTCCGCTTGCTTGGCGTCTATTGTTTTTGGAGTTTCTACGTAAACTTTAACGGGAAATTGCGACCAAATTAAATAGCCTACTTGCGTTGGTGCAATTTGAGAGAAGTAGTCATCACTGTTTGTACTATCTTGCCAGTTTGCTAGTGTTGGCGGTAGGGGATGGGATTTGGCGGGAGGTAGGGAGGTGGGGTGATGGGGAGGTGGGGTGTAGACGCGCAAGCGGCTTCCCGTAGGGTAGGGGTGATGGGGAGGTGGGGAGAGTGGGAGAGGGGGAGAGTATGAAAAATTAGCAAATGACTGCGCGTTAGTCAAGATAACGAGCAGTCCTGTACTAATAGCCAATCCTATAATTGCCAGTAAACGTCGCCAAAGGAAAATTGTTGAGATGTTGGTTGTTGTAGAGACGTGCCATGGCACGTCTCTACATTGGTTAGTGGTTGCTTGTCTCCTCATCTCCGGTTCTCCCCATCTCCCCATCCCTATTTGGGGAGCCAACCAGCACTCAAAACCACGGATAAACCGAGAAAAACGACTGTCAGCGCCCATGTAACTCGGTTCAATGTGTTTTCTGCACTTTTGGTACTGCTAAACAACTGGGCTTGTCCGCCAATGGCTCCGATGCCATCTCCTTTGGGGCTATGCAGTAACACTAAGACAATCAAAGCGATCGCCGAAAAAACCCAAATGCCTTGTACGATGTTAGAAACGGTCATAGTAGCAATGTAGTTATGAATTATGAATTATGAATTATGAATCGTATTAAATTCTCATTCATAATTCACATTATTAACTTTTTACAGTCTAACTTCCACGGGAGTGCGAGATAATTTTACTTCATACTCTGTGGGTTGTAGCAGCGATCGCCCTGTCATTTCTGGTGGCTGAGGCAGCTGTAAAATCTGCAAAATCGTAGGGGCAATGTCGGCTAACTTGCCATCGCTTCGCAAGGCAACATTTCCGCCATGTCCGGGAATTTTTGCTTGTTCTCCTTCCACGACGATTAGAGGAACTGGGTTGGTAGTGTGGGCTGTCCAGGGATTTCCCCTCTCATCGATCATATGTTCGGCGTTGCCGTGGTCAGCAGTAATAATTGCTGTACCTCCAGCTTTGCTCACACTTGCCAGCAGGCGTGCTAAACAGCTATCCACAGTTTCTATGGCTTGAATCGTAGCTTCCATCTTACCTGTGTGTCCCACCATGTCTGGATTGGCATAGTTAATCACAATTAAGGAGTAGATGCCCTTTTCAATCGCTGCTACTGCTATGTCTGTAACTGCTTCGGCTGACATGTTTGGTGCTTTGTCATAAGTAGCAACCATCGGACTGTTTACTAGTTCCCGGTCTTCTCCTGGGAAAGGTTCCTCTAGTCCGCCATTCAAGAAGTAGGTGACGTGAGCGTATTTCTCGGTTTCAGCGGTGCGAAACTGCTTGAGACCGTGCTGGGAAATTACTTCTCCTAAAATATTACTCAGATTCTGCGGTTCAAAGGCAACCTTTACTGGTAAATCTGGGTCATACTGCGTAAAGGTGACAAAGGACAATGGCGCGATCGCCTGTCTTTCAAAACCGTTAAACTCTGGATTGACGAAAGCTTGGGTGAGTTGTCTGGCGCGGTCGGGGCGGAAGTTAAAAAATATTACCCCATCTCCTGGTTCTATCGCACCGGGTGCAATGCGTATGGGGGCGATGAACTCGTCTGTGACACCCTCTGCATAGGATGCTTGCAGAACTTCCACAGCAGAACGACCATTGCTGGGGCTATCTTGCGTCATCACATCATAGGCGCGTTTAGTCCGATCCCAACGGCGATCGCGATCCATCGCATAATAACGACCACTAAGGGTAACTATGCGTCCGATGCCAATCCGGTCTATATAGTTTTGGATGAGTGCAATTGCCTTGACACCATCTGTTGGGGCGGTATCGCGACCATCTGTGATGGCATGTATGCATATTTCCGAAATTCCCTGACTTTTCGCTAAGTCAAGTAGTCCGAATAGATGACTGACGTGCGAGTGTACCCCACCCTCAGAACAAAGCCCGACTATATGCAGCTTGCCATTGCGATTCTTGACTTCTTGGCAAATACTGACAAGTGCTGGGTTCTTGAGAATGGAACCGTCTTCTACCGCATCGGAAATGCGTACTAACTCTTGGGGTACAACCCTCCCAGCACCAATGTTCAAATGACCAACTTCAGAGTTGCCCATTTGACCCTCTGGCAATCCCACTGCTTTTCCGGATGTGCGGATCAGGGTGTGCGGATATGCTGCCCATAAGCTATCCATTACCGGAGTTTTAGCAGCTGCAATAGCATTTCCTTGTGTCTCCTCGCAGTAGCCCCATCCGTCTAAAATGACTAGCACCACGGGAGCAACAGGTGCTTTGGTCATAATAAAATTGCCCTTTACTTTTTGTAATACCCGAATGATACCACTGCTAATGGAAGCCGCAAGTAGATTTGTGCCTATTAACTTATTTTATAAGAGTATTTCGATTTTTTAGATATTTCTTAAAGTTTAGCAATTTTTTCTTAATTTTTGTGGTATTGGTTGGCTGTTAGTGGTTAGTAGTTAGTGGTTAGTAGTTAGTAGTTGGTTGTTATACCAATTTTAAAAAAGAATGCGACAGATGGATTTACAGAACTCTTATGCAGAAAGAGTTTCCCAATCCAAAATCTAAAATCCAAAATGGTATTACCCACTAACCACTATCTACTAACTACTAACATTCTCTTACTTCTTCTTCGCCGCCGCTTTAGCAGCTTTAGCAGCTTTTTTAGCGGCTTTTTCGGCTGCGATCGCTGCTAGCCTAGCTTGTTCTTTTTCTTCCGCTATTTTCTCCAGGTAGTAATGATAGTCACCTAAGTAGACGCGGAATTCTCCATCTCGAATTTCCACGATTTTATTGGCTACCTGAGAGATAAAATATCGGTCGTGAGAAACAACTATCGCTGTGCCATCATAGTTTTGCAGCGCTTCTTCCAGCATTTCTTTGGCTGGAATATCTAAGTGGTTGGTTGGCTCATCTAGTATTAGTAAATTTGCTGGACACAAGAGCATTTTTGCTAACGCTAGACGCGCTTTTTCACCACCACTTAAGGCAGCAACTTTTTTAAACACCGTATCGCCACTGAATAAAAAGCGTCCCAGCAGTGTGCGGACTTCTTCATCTTTCCAATCAGGCACTTCATCATGGATAGTTTCCATAACAGTTCTTTGCAAGTCCAAAGCTTCCGCCTGGTTTTGCTCAAAGTAACCCGGGATCACATTGTGTTCGCCTAATTTGACTATGCCTTCTGTGGCTTGTTCCATACCCATAATCAGGCGTAACAAAGTAGATTTGCCAGCACCGTTGGGGCCAAGAAAAGCAATGCGATCGCCTCTTTCAATCAGGAGATTTGCTCCTAAAAACAAGATTTTGTCATCGTAGATGTGAGTTAAATCTTTGATTTCCACTACCTCTCGTCCGCTGCGGGGTGCAGCGGGAAAACGGAAGTGTAATGTTCTTACCCCAGCAGTAGGTGCTTCGATGCGCTCAATTTTTTCTAGTTGCTTTTCCCGGCTTTTTGCCTGAGTGCTACGGGTAGCGCTAGCACGGAACCTGTCAACAAAAGCTTGTTGCTTCTCCAGTTCTTTTTGCTGGCGTTCGTAAGCACTAAGTTGTGCTGTTTGATTTTCGGCTTTCTGTTGTAGGTATGCCGAGTAGTTACCGAGGTAGGTAGTGGAAACACCACGTTCGGTTTCTACAATTTGGGTGCACAGACGATCGAGGAACTCGCGGTCATGGGAAACTATTACCATCGGCGTACTCAAGCCTTTGAGGTAATTTTCCAGCCACTCAATAGTTTCTAAATCTAGGTGGTTAGTTGGCTCGTCCAGAAGCAACAAATCAGGCTCTTGCAGGAGGATTTTACCCAAACTGATTCGCATCTGCCAACCGCCACTGAAAGCACTGACAAGGCGATCGCCATCTTCTGGTTCAAAGCCCATTTCTGGTAATATCTTGCCAATGCGTGCCTCTAGGACATAGCCATCTAAGGCTTCAAACTGCCGCTGCAAGCGATCTAACTTATTGATCAGTTTTTCCAGTTGTTCTGGTGAGGCGGTTTCCATCTGCTGCTGTACCTGCACCAGAGACAACTGTACCTGGTTTGCCTCCTTGAAGACTGTCCAAAATTCTTCTCTGATGGTGCGGCTGGGATCTACATCAAACTCTTGGTTGAGGTAGGCTATGTGTAAGCTGGCAGGACGAATAACTTCACCAGAGGTTGGCTCAACTTTGCCAGTGATGATTTTGAGTTGAGTGGATTTACCAGCACCATTGACACCAACTAAACCAACGCGATCGCCAACTTTCACTTCCCAATTAATATCCTTGAGGACTTCGCCAGTCGGATAAATTTTACTAATATGTTCTAGTCTTAGCATTGAGTGTCTCCAAGGTAGGCAATGTGCAGGGAAGGCTAACTCACATCGAGTCCAATCTTAACAAAATTTAATTACAAATTCTGTACGAGAAATTCCTTGAAGATAGAGAAAAATTTTAGCTAGCGATACGCTAATAGTTGCTGTATCAATTTGAGGATTGATTTTGTGCTGCTTGCCTGACTTGTTCAATCTCTAAGCCTAGTGCCTCTGCTATCTGTTCTACAGTCAAACCCAATGCCAATAATCTCGGTATTGCTTCTAATTTACCTTCTTGCTTACCTTCTTGAAAAGCTTCTTGATAGACTCGTGTTTGCTTTAGCTCACTCAATCCAAACATGGCCTCTATTTCCTCCCTACTCATCCTTGGAAACTTGTAAACCAAGATAGTCTCTATTAATTCTAATAATTGCCGCTGTTGCAGTTCAGAGTTGATCTCTTGCCTAGTTCTTTCTATTAACTGCCTTGCTTGTGTAATTGCTGTATCTTCATCTTCAATGACTAATTTTACAGTTGCGATGTCAATCGGTAGTGAAGCAACTCCGCCTAATTCATCAAGATAAATACGTAGGATGCGCTGACTAGCAAAAAACTCTCGATCATACTTGATATCTGCTGTATCTATA harbors:
- the nifJ gene encoding pyruvate:ferredoxin (flavodoxin) oxidoreductase, with the protein product MNKTFATIDGNEAVARIAYRLSEVIAIYPITPSSAMGEWADTWSADGRPNLWGMVPSVIEMQSEGGAAAAVHGALQTGSLTTTFTSSQGLLLMIPNLYKMAGELTGVVIHVAARSLATHALSIFGDHSDVMAARGTGFALLCSASVQEAHDFALIAQAATLVARVPFMHFFDGFRTSHEIQKVQLLKDNDIQTLIDPELILAHRDRALSPDHPVLRGTAQNPDVYFQARERVNPYYDACAKIVQQVMDKFGERTGRYYQIYEYHGARDADRVIVLMGSGCETVHETVDYLNARGEKVGVVKVRLYRPFDAQRFVQILPKTTKAIAVLDRSKEPGSIGEPMYLDVVAAINEAWSGGDEDDRGSGRTSCLLRPKIVGGRYGLSSKEFTPAMVRAIFDNLAQHYPKNHFTIGINDDVSHTSLTFDSNFSTEADNVVRAMFYGLGSDGTVGANKNSIKIIGEETDNYAQGYFVYDSKKSGSMTVSHLRFGPQPIRSTYLIDKANFIGCHQWVLLERVDVLKAAVPGATFLLNSPHGADTVWQHLPIGVQRQIIEKKLKFYVIDATKVARESGMGGRINTVMQVCFFALAGVLPQEEAIAKIKQAIAKTYGKKGAEVVRMNLQAVDRTLENFHKVDVPRWGDAERGKGGAPLCGDKGQWGDGVMGRWGEIQNLASAPEFVREVLGKMMAWQGDELPVSALPVDGTFPTGTSQWEKRNIAIEIPVWEPDVCVQCSKCVMVCPHAAIRSKIYTVGELNKAPVTFKSTHAKDKDFAGQQFTIQVAPEDCTGCGICVDICPAKNKLQPESKAINMKPQLPLREQERENWNFFLNLPNPDRRQLKLNQIRQQQLQEPLFEFSGACAGCGETPYLKLLTQLFGDRAMIANATGCSSIYGGNLPTTPWTKNSDGRGPAWSNSLFEDNAEFGFGFRLSLDKHAEYATQLLLELGNGEWKRGKGEGGMGNGKDFQKLIPPDLVQSILNAPQNTQADIYEQRHRIALLKQLLDEILIDVETRYGASLQIKSQIQNLKSLADYLVKKSVWIVGGDGWAYDIDFGGLDHVLASGRNVNVLVMDTEVYSNTGGQSSKATPRAAVAKFAASGKPAAKKDLGLIAMSYGNVYVASVALGARDEHTLKAFLEAEAYDGPSLIIAYSHCIAHGINMTTAMSNQKALIESGRWLLYRYNPELRKQGKNPLQLDMRQPKQSPEQSMYQENRFKMLAKSKPELAKNLLQQAQAEVNARWQLYEYLAARPIG
- a CDS encoding peptidase — encoded protein: MRRQATTNQCRDVPWHVSTTTNISTIFLWRRLLAIIGLAISTGLLVILTNAQSFANFSYSPPLPLSPPPHHPYPTGSRLRVYTPPPHHPTSLPPAKSHPLPPTLANWQDSTNSDDYFSQIAPTQVGYLIWSQFPVKVYVETPKTIDAKQAEAWVNEVLQAVRDWSAYLPLQVIEKPEVADITVIRKAPPLQTSPGSKIPRARSAQTTCDLYNKNQNLYHRFTILLSPSQTGKYLLAAARHELGHALGIWGHSPLQSDALYFSQVRNPPPISPRDVNTLKRVYEQPTSLGWSLNS
- the secG gene encoding preprotein translocase subunit SecG; amino-acid sequence: MTVSNIVQGIWVFSAIALIVLVLLHSPKGDGIGAIGGQAQLFSSTKSAENTLNRVTWALTVVFLGLSVVLSAGWLPK
- the gpmI gene encoding 2,3-bisphosphoglycerate-independent phosphoglycerate mutase, which produces MTKAPVAPVVLVILDGWGYCEETQGNAIAAAKTPVMDSLWAAYPHTLIRTSGKAVGLPEGQMGNSEVGHLNIGAGRVVPQELVRISDAVEDGSILKNPALVSICQEVKNRNGKLHIVGLCSEGGVHSHVSHLFGLLDLAKSQGISEICIHAITDGRDTAPTDGVKAIALIQNYIDRIGIGRIVTLSGRYYAMDRDRRWDRTKRAYDVMTQDSPSNGRSAVEVLQASYAEGVTDEFIAPIRIAPGAIEPGDGVIFFNFRPDRARQLTQAFVNPEFNGFERQAIAPLSFVTFTQYDPDLPVKVAFEPQNLSNILGEVISQHGLKQFRTAETEKYAHVTYFLNGGLEEPFPGEDRELVNSPMVATYDKAPNMSAEAVTDIAVAAIEKGIYSLIVINYANPDMVGHTGKMEATIQAIETVDSCLARLLASVSKAGGTAIITADHGNAEHMIDERGNPWTAHTTNPVPLIVVEGEQAKIPGHGGNVALRSDGKLADIAPTILQILQLPQPPEMTGRSLLQPTEYEVKLSRTPVEVRL
- a CDS encoding ABC-F family ATP-binding cassette domain-containing protein; this encodes MLRLEHISKIYPTGEVLKDINWEVKVGDRVGLVGVNGAGKSTQLKIITGKVEPTSGEVIRPASLHIAYLNQEFDVDPSRTIREEFWTVFKEANQVQLSLVQVQQQMETASPEQLEKLINKLDRLQRQFEALDGYVLEARIGKILPEMGFEPEDGDRLVSAFSGGWQMRISLGKILLQEPDLLLLDEPTNHLDLETIEWLENYLKGLSTPMVIVSHDREFLDRLCTQIVETERGVSTTYLGNYSAYLQQKAENQTAQLSAYERQQKELEKQQAFVDRFRASATRSTQAKSREKQLEKIERIEAPTAGVRTLHFRFPAAPRSGREVVEIKDLTHIYDDKILFLGANLLIERGDRIAFLGPNGAGKSTLLRLIMGMEQATEGIVKLGEHNVIPGYFEQNQAEALDLQRTVMETIHDEVPDWKDEEVRTLLGRFLFSGDTVFKKVAALSGGEKARLALAKMLLCPANLLILDEPTNHLDIPAKEMLEEALQNYDGTAIVVSHDRYFISQVANKIVEIRDGEFRVYLGDYHYYLEKIAEEKEQARLAAIAAEKAAKKAAKAAKAAAKKK
- a CDS encoding Rpn family recombination-promoting nuclease/putative transposase, encoding MKTDSIFYRLFQELPSIFFELIGELATEANAYQFSSVEIKQTAFRIDGVFLPIQADENPTYFVEVQFQSDSEIYARLFAEIFLYLRQNIPQNDWRGVVIYPTRSIDTADIKYDREFFASQRILRIYLDELGGVASLPIDIATVKLVIEDEDTAITQARQLIERTRQEINSELQQRQLLELIETILVYKFPRMSREEIEAMFGLSELKQTRVYQEAFQEGKQEGKLEAIPRLLALGLTVEQIAEALGLEIEQVRQAAQNQSSN